GCTACCTTGTTACGACTTAGTCCCAATCACGGAGTTCATCTTAGGCGCCTGCCTCCCGAAGGTTAGCTTAGCGACTTTGGACGCCCCCCGCTTTCGTGGCTTGACGGGCGGTGTGTACAAGGCTCAGGAACATATTCACCGCAGTATAGCTGACCTGCGATTACTAGCGATTCCAACTTCATGCAGGCGAGTTGCAGCCTGCAATCCGAACTGAGCGACGCTTTTTGGGATTTGCTTGATCTCGCGATTTCGCTTCCCTTTGTACGCCGCATTGTAGCACGTGTGCAGCCCTGGACATAAAGGCCATGATGACTTGACGTCGTCCCCACCTTCCTCCGGTTTGACACCGGCAGTCTCCTTAGAGTCCCCACCATGACGTGCTGGCAACTAAGGATAGGGGTTTCGCTCGTTCAGCGACTTAACGCGACATCTCACGACACGAGCTGACGACAGCCATGCAGCACCTGTGCAAGTTCCACCCGAAGGCGTCACTCTGCTTTCACAGAGCTAATACAAGCATGTCAAATCCAGGATAAGGTTCTTCGCGTTGCCTCGAATTAAGCCACATGCTCCACCGCTTGTGTGAGCCCCCGTCAATTCCTTTGAGTTTCAGCCTTGCGACCATACTCCCCAGGCGGAGTACTTAATGCTTTCGCTACGTCCGGAGAAGCCGAAGCTCCTCCCAACTAGTACTCATCGTTTACGGCTAGGACTACCGGGGTATCTAATCCCGTTCGCTACCCTAGCTTTCGTGCCTCAGCGTCAGTTAAGACCCAGTGTACCGCTTTCGCCACCGGTGTTCCTTCCGATATCAACGCATTTCACCGCTCCACCGGAAGTTCCGTACACCCCTATCTCACTCAAGTTTAGCAGTTTAGAGCGCCGTGCCAAGGTTGAGCCCTGGCATTTCACACCCTACTTACTAAACCGCCTACGCACCCTTTAAGCCCAGTGATTCCGAATAACGTTCGCACAGTACGTGTTACCGCGGCTGCTGGCACGTACTTAGCCCGTGCTTCCTCTGAGGCTCTGTCAAACAAAAGGGATAACCCTTCTGCATTTCATCCCCTCTGACAGCGGTTTACAACCCAAGGGCCTTCATCCCGCACGCGGCGTCGCTCGGTCAGACTTGCGTCCATTGCCGAAGATTCTCGACTGCAGCCACCCGTAGGTGTCTGGGCAGTGTCTCAGTCCCAGTGGTGGGGGCCATGCTCTCACACCCCCTAGACATCTAAGGCTTGGTGAGCCATTACCTCACCAACTACCTAATATCACGTAAGCCGCTCCTCTGGCGGAATCACACCTTTGCTCTCTATGCACCATACACAGAGAGGTTATCCGGTATTAATCACGGTTTCCCGTGGCTATCCCAGACCTGAGGGTACGTCACCTACGCCTTACTACCCCGTTTGCCACTTTCCACTTCCCGAAGGAAGCTTCTCGTCCGACTTGCATGCCTAATCCACGCCGCCAACGTTCATTCTGAGCCAGGATCAAACCCTTAAAAAATATGCCTATGACGGCAAGCCGTCATAAAAACAATAGAGAGTTTGACGCCAATCAACACCCGACAGGTCGCCTGCCTGATGCGCTACAGATTGGCTCAATAAATTTAAAATACCTTAATACATCCCTTCCACAATTCTCGAAAGAATCACTTCCAGAACGTACCGGCTTCCACTCTTAAAATTTGGGGCCACCAACCATTTTGTCAAAGATCAACCATCAAAGCTGTCTGCTCTTAAGTGTCCAATTTTCATCGACAATTAAGAGCCGGAACTTCAATGGGGACGCGGAGTTTATCCAGCTTTTCGGGAACTGTCAACGCAGTGGGAAAAGTTTTTTGAATAATGTTTGAATTCAAGAAAACTCTCCGTGGGAATGCCTTTTTCACACGTTTTCGGTAGTATCTAGCTATTAACTTTGATGCGTTCATCGACCTTTAGGATTTTAGGAACTTTCATGTCTCAGTCAGTTATTGGATCACATAAATTCGACCTGGATACCCCGATTCTCTGCATCGATCTGGATCTGATGGAATCAAATATTCAGAAGATGTCCGACTATATTCTCAGCCGCGGCAAGACCTGGCGTCCGCACGAAAAATGCCATAAAACCCCCGCCATCGCACTGGCTCAGATGCAGGCCGGCGCCATCGGCGTGACCTGCGCCAAGGTCTCCGAAGCCGAAGTCATGGCAGCTGCGGGTGTCAAAGATATTCTGATCGCCAATATGATTGTCGGTAAAACCAAATGGGAACGCGTGGTCTCTCTCTGTCGTCATGCACGTCCGATTATCGCCTGTGATCACTTTGCTCAAATCGAGCCTCTGGCCATGATGTGTGCCGAAGCGGGCGTCACCTGCCGCATGATGCCCGAAGTGAACATCGGCCTGAACCGGGTCGGCTCACGCCCGGGACAGGACACACTCGATCTGGCAATGGCCATCGATAAACTGGATGGCGTCGAACTGGCGGGCATCATGGGTTATGAAGGACACCTGCTCCAGGTTCAAGATCCGGCTGAAAAAGAAGAAAAAATTACCGAAGCCATGCGAACCCTCGTCGGCTGTAAAACGGCCATCGAAGCCAAAGGCATTCCCTGTGAAATCGTCAGCGCTGGCGGAACCGGCTCTTATCAGATTACTTCCAACTGCGAAGGAATTACCGAATTGCAGGCAGGCGGCGGCATCTTTGCCGACCCGATGTACGTCAACAAATGCGGTCTGACGGGCCTTGATTATTCACTCAGTGTGCTGGCGACCGTGGCCAGCCGTCCCGAAAAAGGACGCATGGTGCTCGACTGTGGTCGCAAGACAATGCACCCTGACTTCCAGCTTCCCCTGGTCAAAGCCTGGCCCGATGCGAAGGTGACAGCCCTTAGTGCAGAACACTGTGCCGTCGACCTGGGACCCGAATCACAGGACCTCAAGATCGGCGACAAAATCGAATTGATCCCCGGCTACGCCGACTTCACCACGATCCTGCACGAAAACTTCTACGGCTTCCGCAACGATCGCCTCGAAGTCGTCTGGCCAATCCAGGGGCGCGGGAAGATTCAGTAAGCCCACTCTGAACGGAAGTCAGATCAAATAGACATCAGAAATCTCGAAAGGTATTTGGACATTCTCTGAAAAACCGTTAATATAAACCGACACTTATATGACATGTTCGTTTGGTTCAAGGAGTATCCCAGATGGTGAGAGGTCACTTGAGCGATGGCTGCGCTGAATTTCGAAGTTCACTCCACCTGAACCGTCGCGGCTTTCTGAAAGCCGGCGGTTTGGGGATAGCTGGCTTGACGCTGGCTAATCTTCTGCAACACGAAGCGCACGCCGGTCCTGCTGCCCAAAAAGAGAATTCGGTTATCATCCTCTGGATGCGGGGCGGCCCGTCTCAGCACGAAACATGGGATCCGAAACCGTTGGCCCCTGCTGAATTTCGCGGGGATTTCGGTGCTATCAAAAGTTCTGTTCCCGGCATTGAAATCGTCGATCTGATGCCCCGTTGCGCGAAGATCATGGATAAGTGGTCGATTATTCGCAGCCTGCATCACACCAATGCGGGACACTCCGCCGGAGACCAGATTCTGTTCACCGGATACCCGCCTGGAACAGACCCCACTCTCAACGTGCATCCCAGTTGCGGTTCGATTGCCTCAGAACAACTGGGACACCTGACTCCTGAACTGCCCCCATACGTCATGATTCCCCGCCAGGTGCCGGGAACCGATTCGGCTTACCTGGGCGTGGCGCACAAGCCGTTTGAAACATTAGCCGACCCGGCCAATGACGCCCCGTTTACCTTACAAAACTTCTCGCTGGTCGAAGGCATCAGCGACAATCGTTTTACGCGTCGTAAAGACCTGCTCAAAGGCTTTGACCAGTTTCGCACTGACTTGGACCGCTCCGGGCAACTCAAAGCCATTAACGAATTCCAGCAACAGGCGTTCGGCATCTTAAGTTCCGACAAAGCCCGGAAAGCGTTCGACCTGGATGCAGAACGCAGCAGTACACGAGAACGCTACGGTTTTATTCCCCGCTATGATCCCATGGACCCGACCCGTTGCAGCGCGAGTGCCTTTTCACAGCGGATGCTCTTAGCTCGCCGTCTGGTCGAAGCAGGCGTGAGACTTGTGACAGTCGATTGCCGCTGGTGGGACACGCACGTTAAAGGATTCGACTCGATGCGAAATGGTTTTCTGCCCCGCTGGGATCAGGCCTACTCGGCTCTGATCGAAGACCTGGACCAACGCGGCCTGCTGGAAACCACGCTAGTCGTCGCCTGGGGAGAATTCGGTCGCACACCACGCGTGAATAAGAATTCTGGCCGCGATCATTACCCGAATGTATTCAGCGCCGCGATCGCCGGAGGGCCCGTCAAAGGGGGCCGTGTCGTCGGTTCGTCCGATGCCAAAGGCGCGTTCCCCAAAGATAATCCGAAAACGCCGCAGGATGTGCTCGCCACGGTCTACCAACACCTGGGAGTCGACACCGAGAAGCATTATCTGGATCATTCGGGCCGCCCGATCATTACGCTCCCCTACGGAGAACCATTACACGAGTTGATGTAGCATTGATGCAACAATACCAGTTCTACTCGTCATCCATCCGTTTTAACAGAGCGTTGTAATCATTCAGACAGCGTGTGATCAATTCGCGGAGTTCCTGGAACTCCGTCTGATTCGCGTGTGTGGATAACAATAATGGCTGCATCCAGCCCTGCATTAGATCAAACTGCGTTTCCAGAACGTTTAGAAGCGAGCGAGGGATTTTATTGACAACCGTGATTTTATCGTCAGGAGTGTGTGCTCGTTCCTCAGTTTGAGGAGCAGGAGTTGATGGTGCCGAACGTGATTGTAGTGACTGCTCAAACAGAGTGGTTACATTTTGGGTGCCCGAGGAAAGTGCTGCCTGAATCGCATTCAGACTCTCAGCCAGATGTTGAAATCGCTCCGAGAAATCTTTGGCATAGAGATCGAGATTGGTTTCTTTCTTTTCCGTCAAACGATTCATACCAGCGTCCATCGTCTCGCGGATGTCCTGAAGCCCCTCGCCGACATTACTGAGCTGCAGCACTGCCTGGGCCAGACGATCTTCGCCTCCCACACCTTTTAGCTGTAGATTTTTGCGGAATGATTTCTTGATGTCATTCCAGCGCTGAAGCTCGGCTTCGGTTAAAATTCCCATCAATTCCTTGAACTTCAACAGGTTGGCTTCCGTATCCGATGTCAGAGTCTGGGCGTCGTTTTCATAATTGGAAACGATCAGCGTTTCGAGTTCTTTCTCGTTCATGACCGCAAACACTTTTTCGGCGATGCGGTTCATATTTCGGTAGGAACCCTGTAACTTGAATGCCGGTTCGGTGCGATATTCATCAGACTGGGCTGCCGAGCGGATGTATTCCCGGTTGACACTCAAGATCACATCACGTACGCGGATCAGTTTCTTCATGGTGGAAACCATCTCGTTGAGTTCTTCCACCGAGTAATTGCCTTCCAGATCGCCGCGTTCTCCGGTTCCATCCTGTGCCATCTGAATGATGGTATAAACATCCTTCTGGCTCCGCGAAGAGAGTGGATTCAGCACTGGATTGGACGTAATACAGTTTTCCAGATAACTCATTTCAAAGGCATCCGCGTGTTCGCCGATCACTTCTCCCAGGTTATAAATGTCGGCCCGGTTGGAGAGCATGTCGGGAATCTGGAATTTCTCGCCGCTTTCCGTATAAGGATTACCCGCCATCACAACGGCGACTTTTCTGCCGCGTAAGTCATAGGTACGGGTCTCGCCTTGATAAACGCCTTCGATTTTGCGCTGGGCATCACAGAGCGAAATGAATTTCTGTAGGAACTCGGGATTACAGTGCTGAATGTCATCCAGATAGATCATAACATTGTCGCCCATCTCCAGAGACAGGTTGAGCTTCTTGACCTCTTCTCGAGCGCCGGCATTGGGGGCAGCCGCCGGATCGAGTGAAGTCACCTGATGCCCGAGAGCCGGTCCGTTGATTTTCATGAAGATGATTCCCAACCGATTGGCAATATATTCCATCAACGTCGTTTTCCCGTAACCGGGGGGCGAGACCAGCATCAGCAATCCCATGCGGTCAGTCCGTTTCTGTTCGCCTGCTTCCCCCATCTGCTTGGCCAGGTTATCACCAATGACTGGTAAATAGACTTCGTCGAGTAGCCTGTTTCGAACAAATGAAGTCAGTACGCGCGGTCGGAATTCATCGAGCCGCATGGAATTACGGGATCGATCTACGATCTCTTTTTTCAATGCCAGATACGATTCATACCGGGGAACGTTGACCGATTCAAATTCGGTTAACCGCTTCATATAGCGATTGAAGTGCAAATGATATTCTCCATTTTGAATGCGTGCATGTGAGCCTGACAGACCGGATATCTGTGCGGTCACGGTCGCATCAATCAGTCGGCTGCGATCGAGTTTGTCCTGAAGCAACAGTAGCGATACTTCATCCAGATAATCATAATCTTCGTCTGAATCCAGATGATCCAGATACGCCTGAACCCAGTCGCGCGCCAGGAGAAACCAGTTCGCCGGATTTTCATTCGTAGCAGCCAGACTTTCCTGCAGTCGTTCCAACGCGTTATTGTGTTTTAAATATTTTTCAAACTCCAGATAGAGATCAGCGGCCCGCTTACTGACCACAAACGCCTCTCCACGTACCAACTCCAGAAACAGGTATTCGGCAGCTTCCGGAATCAATGCCTGATCACAACAGGAAATTCGCTGTACGAATTGCGAAAGCTGCTGTTGTAGTTCGTTGATGTAATACTGTTGTTGGCCGGTCTGAGGAAAGACCTGCATGATCCGACCAAATCCGGCTAACTTGGTGGCAAAGAGATCTTTTGTTTCCGGGTCGCAAAAATACTCCCAATAGAGTGACGCTAAAGCGCGTGCTCCCGACTGATATCGCAAAAGCCCGAGTGCCGGTTTCACTTTCAGCAGTGACCGTAACAGCAACAAGGTATCCTGATCGTGGACCCCTTTGATATAACCTTCACTGTAACGCGGACCCATGAATTTCTGAATGAATGCCAGTAGCTCTTCATCCGATAGTTTGGCAAGCGATTCAACGGAGTGTTCCGGATCCGTCTCCAAAGATTTTAACAGGCAGTACGTTAAATATTCCACCCGATACACATCACGGTTTTCCGAAACGACTTCCTGATCCCAGACTTCTCTGGTTGCTAACAGACGTTCGTCTTCGATCACTTCAAAGAAGTTGGTTCCCGTCAAATGCAACTGCAGGGCATCATCACGATAGACGGTTGTTAAATCGAGCGGCTGACGATTGACCGTGAATTGGCGATTGCCGAGCTTGATGATATTTTCGCCATCAACAAACAATTCCTGCTTGTCTTTTAGCTGCCGGACGGCATCTTCGCGAATACTTTTCAGACGGCTCTGAATGTCATCGACTTTGACCGTATCTTCCAGCTCGCCCAGTTGTCGAACGATGTCCCGGACCTTGTCGATCATCAGGTCAGCAGCAAAATAACCATTGATCTCGTTTATCGTTTCTAACTGCTCTGCACGACTGCGGATCCCAGTCAGAATCCGGTCTGCCGACTTCGCCAGCGAATTTGCCCGCTTATTGCGACTTTCGACAATCGCCAGTTTGCGCGTCTCAAAGGCGGCGTAGATCTCTTCCCGCTTTTCGGTCAACTGCTCAACGAATTCATCAAATTCCGAAAATCGGCCTTCGAGTTCCTCAACCTGAATCATCAGTTTGGTGAGAAAATCATCACACTTTTCAGGTGAATCGGAAACATCCAGATAATTGACCACCCCTTGATTCAGCAGCTTGATCTGGGCATTGAATTCCGCCACTCCTTCCACGGACATCAACTCTTTGATGCGTCGTTTTAGAGCGGCTCGGGATTGATTGATACGGGAAAAGTTCGTCGAAATATTATCAATGATCGCGGTGCGCTGTGTTGTATCTTCAACTTTCAGATTACTGACAATATCGATCAACATTTCGAGTTCGTTCGAGCTGGCTTCGATCTCCTGTTCGACCTTCCGTGCGTCGGCAACCTTCTCCACAGTTTGAATCTGTTCGGTCGCAGCAGTGATTCGATCTGCGTACGGCTTGAGTGCATCCTCTCTCAGCAGGAATGAAACACAGCGGGTTGCCAGTTTTTCGGTTCGCTTGCCGACACTTTGTTCCAGCCGATCGACCAGTCCCTGATCGACATACCGCAGATCGCGTAACGAAATCACATCGCCGCGCAAACCTCGTAAACTTGCCAGACTCTGGACAAAGTCATCAATCTTATCAAACCGTCGATGATCAATGTCAGTGAAAGTGTTCTTTGTCTTTGTCTCAATCTCGGCTGTTGTTTTTTTCGTATTCTGCCTGAGCTGCAGAACTTTTTCATACTCAGAGACGGCCGCTTCCGCAGCCTTTTTGATCTCAAGTACGACCTCGCCTAAGACAAACGTTTCCTGGTGATTGATCCAGAAATAGGAATCGAGCACGACACTGGTCTGTTTCACCAGATCAACATACAGATTTTCGTAAGCATCTTTTCGGTAGATCAACCCGAGAAGCTCATGGCATTCGGCCATGCCGCGTACGATGTCTTTATTACCAATTTTATCGAGATAAGAATCAGTTTTGTGTGGAACCTGAAATGATTCACTGATGTAAGGGGTCTTCCAAAGCTGAATCATGTGATGTTTTTGCGGCTCATCCTGGCCGGAAAAACAGATCAACTCTCCCCCTTCGAAGCGGGTGAAACCGTGGCAGATTAAAGGAGTATCGAGCTTTTGTTCGATCACATTGTACTGGAGTAGAACGTAGGCTCCCTGATCCGGCTGATAGAACACATACAGAAAGTCTTCACCGTTTGGAGACGCAATGCGTTCCTGATAGAGCATGTCCTGCAGTTCGGTGTCGAAGGTTTTTGATTCTCCGTTTTGCAGATAATAGCCGTTTGAAAACACCAGGCCATGATCATCGGGAAGCAAAATGCAGGCATCCTGGATTGAATCCAGCCGCTGAGCTTTCTGCAATTTTTCGTTATAAATGAAATACCGAAATTTCGTTTCTTTATACGGACGAATTTTCAACAATATCAGTGAGCCGATGAGTGCATAGAAAATCTCGGCATCGTCCAGGACCTGATCGGGATCGTCAACGGGTTCGGAGTAGATCCCCTCACCCGTTTCGGTATTGTTTTCAATCTTGATCGTCAGGTCGCCGCCGATGGTTTCGACAAACAGCCGATCATCGATCGAAATATGAGGATGTGCTCCTGTGTAATGCAGATCGCGATGAGTACGCGTCCATTCAAATTCCTGCTGAGACGGATACTGGACCTCGTGGTCACTCCGGTTATCTACATAAACGAGTTCGCTACCCTGAATCGCCCACTTGAACGACTTGAAATCCTTGGGGCCATCCCCGACCTTAAACAACATATACAAAAAAGGACCTTTGACAAAAAACTTGGCAAAGGTGGCATTTTTGTAATAGCGGTAGATGTCCTTGAAGTCTTTTTCGAACTCGACATTCTGAATCAGATCGAGTGGCAACGCATGATACGTGCCCTCTTTGAATTCGTAGACCGAGAACACGTCACTCAGATGTGTTTCTGATTTCAGGCCAAAGTGCACGTTGTAACCAAACAGAAACCGGTTCCCCACCGCCAGCATATCACGGGGGATGCAATTATGCTCGGTTGTGATGCGGTCACTGCCCAGCAGCTGGGTTTCAATGGAACCGAAGACCTCTTTACGCAACTCATTGAGTTTTCCGAGACGCGCCTTCAGCTCTTTTCCATGGCTCTGTAAGCGATTTTGAATAATTTCATATGTACTGCTTTCGAGGGCAATCGCATCTGCATTGCCGCCGGCAGTCTCTTCTGAATTATTTTCCAAATCGGCCATTGATCTTATTTCCCGTGGCACCTGATATCGTTAATTCTTACAAGCCATTGCCCTGAATTCAATCGGCTCTCTCCACTGAAGTTCACACTTCAGATGGAGAGCAAGCCGACAGAACAACTATAAAAAGTCGAAAGTTGAGGTTTACACTTTTCTACTTTTTGACTTTTGCATTGATAAATGAAGAAACTTTTTTGTCTGAAATTCCGAGGTTTTTCACAGTCTCCAACAGACGATTTAAGACGGACTTGTCTTCATCGCTGTCTGCCTGGACGAGCAGTTGAGAAATCAAAGCTGCCACGGAAAGATTCTTCACATCTTCAAAGGACATACCAAACCGGGAAATAAAAGTCTGGAGTTGATCTTCGAAGTAATCAGGGTTTCCATTAAAGAACGTATTTTTAATATCGGTCAGTGTTTCGCTGTTATGCACAAAGCGGTCGATGGATTTACCACTCTTGATCGAATCGACAATCTTGTCGAAGAAGGTGGTTTCGCCGCCGACAATATCGATGCGGGCCGACTTGAGTGCTTCCCCAACAATACCTGCCTGCGCTTCTGCAATTTCCTGTTGAGCAGCGATGGCCGCCAGTTCGATATCCTTATCTTTATTAATCTTAATCTTGAACTCTTCGTGCTCTCGACCAACACCATCGAACAGCTTCATCGCCTTGGCTTTTTCTACAATACCAGTCGCTTCAGAACTGAACTTGAGTTTCATGACAGTCGCCTCCGCGGTTCCGGCCTTCTCGGTTCCGTCGGCTTTGGCAATCATGACGTTGGCCTCGGCTTCGCCAGTTTTCTGTACGCCTTCCGCTTTGGCGATCATGACATTGGCTTCTGCCTGACCAGCCTTTTCGGTCGCGGTGGCCTTGGCAATCATGACCTGGGCATCTGCCAGTCCGATCGCAGCACCGTCTGCTGTCTTGGCTTCCGCCATGACTTTGATCGCGTCCGATTTCTTTTCGGTGGCCGTTTTCTCAGCCTCGGCTTCGATGACCACTTTTTCAGCCAGCAGTTCGGCTGAGGTTTTCTGAGCTTCTGCGGCTTTGACTTCCTTGACCAGATTCTCTTCTGCTTCCATTTCCGCCTTGGTCACGGTGACCTGCTTGAGTCGATCTGCGCCGGCGAACTCTTCGGTATCCTTGATTCGTTCCTGCTCTTCCACAACCGCGCGTTCTACAATCACACGCTCGCGGATTACTTCCTGAATATTGCGTTTTTCAACTTCAATCGCTTTATCTTTCTCGATGTCGGCGACACCCACGACACGTTCGCGTTCCTTGACTTCCAGCAACCGATCTTTTTCAACACGTTCCGTTTCGACTGCGTCAGTCCGCTGTTTACTCTTTTCAGCAACGATCACTTGTCGCAGTTTATTTTCCTCAGCAATCGCCAGTTCTTCATCTGTGCGAATGCGGGCTGATTCTGCCTTCAGGCGTTCTTCATGCTCGACACGGCGGGCTTCCGCCTGCTCACGAGCCGTTAATGCGGCAATTTCCCGCGTTTGTTTCTCAACCGCTTCCACACGCTGGCGTTCCAGTTCCAGAATCGTTTCCTGGGCTTCGACGTCCTGCTTCTTAATGGTCTTTTCTTTTTCACGCGTAATATTATTCGACAAGACATGCTCACGAGCCGTGAGGTCGGTGATCTTTTTGATCCCCTCCGCATCGAGAATATTCGTCGGGCTTAGTTTTTCCAGAGGAGTCTGTTCCAGATAGTCAATCGCACAGTCATCCAAAACATAACCATTCAGGTCTGTTCCGATAATCTTCAGAATCTCTTCCTTGAACTTATCCCGTTCATTATAGAGTTCTACAAAATCGAAGTGCTTCCCGACGGTCTTCAATGCCTCCGAAAACTTGGCATCAAACAATTCCACCAAAGCTTCGCGACTGGAGGCTCTATCACAACCCAACGACTGTGCTACATTGCGAATGTCACCAACGGTATTATTTACTCGTACGAAGAAAGCCACCTCAATATCTGCCCGGATATTATCCCGGCAAATCAGACCAACTTCCCCTTTTCGGGCAATTTCGATTCGCTTAACCGAAAGGTCCATCTGATCAGCTCGATGCAGAACAGGAATTACAATAATTCCTTCACCTGTGGCAACGCGAAGACCACCTGCTCCCGTTAACACCAATGCTTCCTCTGGTCCAACTTTTCGATAAAAGCGAGATATCGCTACAGCTAACCCGAATAGGATAGCCCCACCAATAATCACCATGGTGATAAAGGATGAACCGAACAGCTCCAATCCCAGCAGGTAGGAACTAGAAAAATAAATGGCTGAGATGGACATGGCTTAAGACTCCTGATTAATTTTCACTACGTAAAATACTTGTTTTTCCGAGTTATAGTCTGATAAACGAACCCAATCCCCCTTCTGGATCGAACTGTCTTCAGAACGAATATGTAGTTTCAAGGGGGCTCCTTCTGCTTCCATTTCTGCCTGCCCATATCGTTCGGATACTGAACTACTCGTGACTTGGCAGGACTTCCCCAGTAATGTTTCGATTTCATTTGGGGGAGTAAACTGAAAATACCCTTTAAATGGTTGAGTAATCAGTTTCGTCACCACCAAACTGATTCCCATATTTCGCAATGCTAACGGCAAATAATCCATTACCGTATTAATCTCGATCTTGGAATCAAAGTTGATTGAAAGCATCCACATGCTGAGTGAAAAGATGCTTAGCCATAACATCACCGGCACTTCGCCTAAATTCAGAAACCGTAAACCGATAAAACCAAAATCAAGTATTGATGGACTGTCTGTACCGATTTCGAAATCGAGATCAAAATCCAGCAAATCAAAATCCAAGACCCCCAATATGACGCTCACCCAATACAACAGACATAGCCCGACCAACACCGTTGCCGGCAATGTGGGCCAGTTAATTGCAGCGTGTATCAATTCGCTCACGATTTTCACCGGATAGTAAGGGGATGTGAAAAAATCCTACGAGCTCGTTCTGGATAGAATCCAACGAGTATGGTTACTCCAGTATGAACCCTAAAAACGGGTCTATCGCATTGAGAACGTAATTTTCTTTGATTGGATCACGAAAACCTGCGAAACCGGCAGATTTTTTCTTGATGTCGGAATCGTTAGCAAAAAGCGAGTTGTTCAGAGAACATTCAATGTAAGACAAGCGAATGAGCAAAATGGAAAATTTGTTCCAGTGAGGCAAGATTTGCTCAAGATTTTATTTGAGTCTGTCACGAAGTCAGGGAGGTCAAGGCGTGAAAAAAGCCACCTGTTGTAACGGTTATGTTCAACTGGTGGCTTGAAAGCATTATCAGTATTGCAGGTGCGGCTAAGCTTCAGCCTGCTGTTGCTGTAATTCGATCGGCGGGGCCCCCATAATATGGTAGCCTGAATCGACGTGATGATTTTCGCCGGAGACACCACTCGACAGATCACTTAACAGGTACATGCCAGCCTTGCCTACATCTTCCGGAGTAATATTTTTGCG
This genomic interval from Gimesia alba contains the following:
- a CDS encoding DUF1501 domain-containing protein; translated protein: MVRGHLSDGCAEFRSSLHLNRRGFLKAGGLGIAGLTLANLLQHEAHAGPAAQKENSVIILWMRGGPSQHETWDPKPLAPAEFRGDFGAIKSSVPGIEIVDLMPRCAKIMDKWSIIRSLHHTNAGHSAGDQILFTGYPPGTDPTLNVHPSCGSIASEQLGHLTPELPPYVMIPRQVPGTDSAYLGVAHKPFETLADPANDAPFTLQNFSLVEGISDNRFTRRKDLLKGFDQFRTDLDRSGQLKAINEFQQQAFGILSSDKARKAFDLDAERSSTRERYGFIPRYDPMDPTRCSASAFSQRMLLARRLVEAGVRLVTVDCRWWDTHVKGFDSMRNGFLPRWDQAYSALIEDLDQRGLLETTLVVAWGEFGRTPRVNKNSGRDHYPNVFSAAIAGGPVKGGRVVGSSDAKGAFPKDNPKTPQDVLATVYQHLGVDTEKHYLDHSGRPIITLPYGEPLHELM
- a CDS encoding DSD1 family PLP-dependent enzyme, with the protein product MSQSVIGSHKFDLDTPILCIDLDLMESNIQKMSDYILSRGKTWRPHEKCHKTPAIALAQMQAGAIGVTCAKVSEAEVMAAAGVKDILIANMIVGKTKWERVVSLCRHARPIIACDHFAQIEPLAMMCAEAGVTCRMMPEVNIGLNRVGSRPGQDTLDLAMAIDKLDGVELAGIMGYEGHLLQVQDPAEKEEKITEAMRTLVGCKTAIEAKGIPCEIVSAGGTGSYQITSNCEGITELQAGGGIFADPMYVNKCGLTGLDYSLSVLATVASRPEKGRMVLDCGRKTMHPDFQLPLVKAWPDAKVTALSAEHCAVDLGPESQDLKIGDKIELIPGYADFTTILHENFYGFRNDRLEVVWPIQGRGKIQ
- a CDS encoding DNA repair ATPase, whose amino-acid sequence is MADLENNSEETAGGNADAIALESSTYEIIQNRLQSHGKELKARLGKLNELRKEVFGSIETQLLGSDRITTEHNCIPRDMLAVGNRFLFGYNVHFGLKSETHLSDVFSVYEFKEGTYHALPLDLIQNVEFEKDFKDIYRYYKNATFAKFFVKGPFLYMLFKVGDGPKDFKSFKWAIQGSELVYVDNRSDHEVQYPSQQEFEWTRTHRDLHYTGAHPHISIDDRLFVETIGGDLTIKIENNTETGEGIYSEPVDDPDQVLDDAEIFYALIGSLILLKIRPYKETKFRYFIYNEKLQKAQRLDSIQDACILLPDDHGLVFSNGYYLQNGESKTFDTELQDMLYQERIASPNGEDFLYVFYQPDQGAYVLLQYNVIEQKLDTPLICHGFTRFEGGELICFSGQDEPQKHHMIQLWKTPYISESFQVPHKTDSYLDKIGNKDIVRGMAECHELLGLIYRKDAYENLYVDLVKQTSVVLDSYFWINHQETFVLGEVVLEIKKAAEAAVSEYEKVLQLRQNTKKTTAEIETKTKNTFTDIDHRRFDKIDDFVQSLASLRGLRGDVISLRDLRYVDQGLVDRLEQSVGKRTEKLATRCVSFLLREDALKPYADRITAATEQIQTVEKVADARKVEQEIEASSNELEMLIDIVSNLKVEDTTQRTAIIDNISTNFSRINQSRAALKRRIKELMSVEGVAEFNAQIKLLNQGVVNYLDVSDSPEKCDDFLTKLMIQVEELEGRFSEFDEFVEQLTEKREEIYAAFETRKLAIVESRNKRANSLAKSADRILTGIRSRAEQLETINEINGYFAADLMIDKVRDIVRQLGELEDTVKVDDIQSRLKSIREDAVRQLKDKQELFVDGENIIKLGNRQFTVNRQPLDLTTVYRDDALQLHLTGTNFFEVIEDERLLATREVWDQEVVSENRDVYRVEYLTYCLLKSLETDPEHSVESLAKLSDEELLAFIQKFMGPRYSEGYIKGVHDQDTLLLLRSLLKVKPALGLLRYQSGARALASLYWEYFCDPETKDLFATKLAGFGRIMQVFPQTGQQQYYINELQQQLSQFVQRISCCDQALIPEAAEYLFLELVRGEAFVVSKRAADLYLEFEKYLKHNNALERLQESLAATNENPANWFLLARDWVQAYLDHLDSDEDYDYLDEVSLLLLQDKLDRSRLIDATVTAQISGLSGSHARIQNGEYHLHFNRYMKRLTEFESVNVPRYESYLALKKEIVDRSRNSMRLDEFRPRVLTSFVRNRLLDEVYLPVIGDNLAKQMGEAGEQKRTDRMGLLMLVSPPGYGKTTLMEYIANRLGIIFMKINGPALGHQVTSLDPAAAPNAGAREEVKKLNLSLEMGDNVMIYLDDIQHCNPEFLQKFISLCDAQRKIEGVYQGETRTYDLRGRKVAVVMAGNPYTESGEKFQIPDMLSNRADIYNLGEVIGEHADAFEMSYLENCITSNPVLNPLSSRSQKDVYTIIQMAQDGTGERGDLEGNYSVEELNEMVSTMKKLIRVRDVILSVNREYIRSAAQSDEYRTEPAFKLQGSYRNMNRIAEKVFAVMNEKELETLIVSNYENDAQTLTSDTEANLLKFKELMGILTEAELQRWNDIKKSFRKNLQLKGVGGEDRLAQAVLQLSNVGEGLQDIRETMDAGMNRLTEKKETNLDLYAKDFSERFQHLAESLNAIQAALSSGTQNVTTLFEQSLQSRSAPSTPAPQTEERAHTPDDKITVVNKIPRSLLNVLETQFDLMQGWMQPLLLSTHANQTEFQELRELITRCLNDYNALLKRMDDE